One part of the Bicyclus anynana chromosome 8, ilBicAnyn1.1, whole genome shotgun sequence genome encodes these proteins:
- the LOC112053156 gene encoding ecdysone oxidase-like encodes MDVATSLATVKAAHAALLVLAAFSLTAYKWPTSAPVTEGEVYDYIVVGAGTAGSVVANRLTENPDVQVLAIEAGGEPAFETEYAGLFPLLTKTNYDWNYVSEDDGYTAQYHRNGYLDLPSGKVYGGSSTLHHFYYVRGHANDYKAWAHAAGDQSWSFKNLLPYFKKSERLEDEEILNSATGKYHGTNGSIIITRELRDSPLKYLEAFKEVGHNVVDDLNTGDTLGFARPMFTIGDGIRQSSAIGYLSPLKNRPNFHLAKETTVDKILIDENKNAIGVQASANGQTFNIYARREVIVSAGTFNSPKLLMLSGIGPKSHLESLGIEVVADLPVGQNMEDHVTAFLVHKLGEASETPAPENPSLFPIPTFVGVDAVDKTQSHPDYVTLNLICRNNPSNLALLCSSVFGLHDDVCNQLITAGTGNEILATVFNVARPKSRGEVVLRSADPKDTPKIYTGYFSNSEDLENNAAYIEDFIKVTNSSFFREVGGETMYFDLPNCRGLELNTREYWKCYVLNMMDTTFHYSSTCRMGSVLDAKLKVLGVNKLRVVDASAMPNTVSANINAAVLVLAEKAADMIKKAHKAQPTKPPKPTKPTKPTKPTEPTKPTKPTPPKPLLTLPKILGIDLAIL; translated from the exons ATGGACGTGGCGACCTCTCTGGCTACAGTGAAGGCGGCGCACGCCGCGCTGCTGGTGCTGGCTGCTTTCAGCCTCACCGCCTACAAGTGGCCGACCAGCGCTCCGGTGACAG AGGGCGAAGTGTACGACTACATCGTGGTGGGCGCGGGCACAGCGGGCAGCGTCGTGGCCAACCGGCTCACGGAGAACCCCGACGTGCAAGTGCTGGCCATTGAAGCTGGGGGAGAACCCGCCTTTGAAACCGAA TACGCCGGTTTGTTCCCGCTcctaacaaaaacaaactacgATTGGAACTACGTGTCAGAGGACGACGGCTACACCGCGCAGTACCACAGGAACGGCTACCTGGACCTGCCTTCCGGCAAAGTGTACGGAGGCAGCAGCACCTTACACCACTTCTATTACGTGAGAGGACACGCCAACGACTACAAAGCATGGGCCCACGCGGCAGGAGACCAGTCCTGGTCTTTCAAAAATCTTCTCCCGTATTTTAAGAAGAGCGAACGCCTCGAAGATGAGGAGATCCTTAACTCTGCCACTGGCAAATACCACGGGACCAACGGCTCCATCATCATAACACGCGAGCTGCGGGACTCACCGCTCAAATACCTCGAAGCTTTCAAGGAAGTTGGGCATAATGTCGTAGACGATCTCAATACCGGCGACACCTTAGGGTTCGCAAGACCCATGTTTACCATAGGAGACGGAATACGGCAGAGCAGCGCTATAGGCTACCTCTCGCCACTAAAGAACCGACCTAATTTCCATTTAGCAAAAGAAACCACAGTCGATAAAATTTTGatcgatgaaaataaaaatgctaTAGGTGTCCAGGCTTCTGCAAACGGTCAAACTTTCAACATTTACGCCCGGAGAGAGGTGATAGTATCGGCGGGTACGTTCAACTCACCGAAACTTCTGATGCTGTCTGGTATCGGACCGAAAAGTCATCTCGAAAGTTTGGGTATCGAAGTAGTAGCCGACTTGCCTGTGGGGCAAAATATGGAGGATCACGTTACCGCATTCTTAGTGCATAAATTAGGAGAAGCAAGTGAAACTCCCGCTCCCGAAAACCCGTCTCTTTTCCCAATACCGACGTTCGTTGGTGTAGATGCTGTGGATAAAACACAGAGCCATCCTGATTACGTGACTCTGAATTTAATATGCAGAAACAATCCCAGCAACTTGGCGCTACTCTGTTCTAGTGTTTTCGGACTACACGATGACGTGTGTAACCAGCTCATCACAGCCGGTACAGGTAACGAAATTCTGGCAACGGTGTTCAACGTAGCTCGTCCGAAATCGCGAGGGGAAGTCGTCTTGCGTAGCGCAGATCCTAAAGATACACCAAAAATCTACACGGGCTACTTTTCCAACAGCGAAGACTTGGAGAACAATGCGGCGTACATTGAAGACTTCATTAAAGTGACCAATTCTAGTTTCTTCCGCGAAGTCGGCGGTGAGACGATGTACTTCGATCTGCCGAACTGCAGGGGCTTGGAGCTGAACACGCGCGAGTACTGGAAGTGCTACGTGCTCAACATGATGGACACGACCTTCCACTACAGCAGCACGTGTCGGATGGGGTCGGTGTTGGACGCCAAACTGAAGGTTCTGGGGGTCAACAAGCTAAGAGTTGTGGATGCTAGCGCAATGCCGAACACGGTTAGTGCAAATATAAACGCCGCAGTACTAGTACTGGCGGAGAAAGCCGCAGATATGATAAAGAAAGCCCATAAAGCACAACCGACTAAACCACCTAAACCAACCAAACCAACCAAACCAACCAAACCAACCGAACCAACGAAACCAACCAAACCAACGCCACCAAAACCACTCCTTACCTTACCTAAAATTTTAGGCATTGATCTAGCAATCTTATAA